The following proteins are co-located in the Pseudomonas antarctica genome:
- a CDS encoding FadR/GntR family transcriptional regulator, which produces MISTSTVVNSVVEKLRAALARGQWRRGEMLPGQRELAEQMGISRPSLREAVIVLETLGLVRSMPGKGVVVLETSLSEPQSSDAVADASLEDILQLRYTLEPFIVGLVAQSISSKEVGQLRLTLMDMREALDAGDAEAGMNAYIGFHEELFALTSNPIFQNVVQQTSNALKQSAQVLRNSPEHLAERLQENEAVVRAIRNKNSALASAEMRRHILQEGLRMGIRLNIPDDHLGS; this is translated from the coding sequence GTGATCAGCACCTCAACCGTCGTCAACTCAGTCGTAGAAAAACTGCGCGCGGCCCTGGCCCGGGGCCAGTGGCGGCGTGGCGAAATGCTGCCCGGCCAGCGCGAACTGGCCGAGCAGATGGGCATCAGTCGCCCGAGCCTGCGTGAAGCCGTGATCGTGCTGGAAACCCTCGGCCTGGTGCGTTCGATGCCGGGCAAGGGCGTGGTGGTGCTGGAAACCAGCCTCAGCGAACCGCAATCGAGCGACGCCGTGGCGGACGCAAGCCTCGAAGACATCCTGCAACTGCGCTACACCCTTGAGCCCTTCATCGTCGGCCTGGTCGCTCAGTCCATCAGCAGCAAGGAAGTCGGCCAACTGCGCCTGACACTCATGGACATGCGCGAAGCCCTGGATGCCGGCGATGCCGAAGCGGGCATGAACGCCTACATCGGCTTCCACGAAGAACTGTTCGCCCTCACCTCCAACCCGATCTTCCAGAACGTGGTGCAACAGACCAGCAACGCCCTCAAGCAGAGCGCCCAGGTGTTGCGTAACTCACCCGAACACCTGGCGGAACGCCTGCAGGAAAACGAGGCCGTGGTGCGCGCGATCCGCAACAAGAACAGCGCCCTGGCGAGTGCCGAAATGCGTCGGCACATCCTTCAGGAAGGCCTGCGCATGGGCATTCGCTTGAACATCCCGGACGACCATCTGGGCAGCTGA
- a CDS encoding C4-dicarboxylate transporter DctA: MEIPPMLRWCSRSIFLQVVIGLMLGIVCGLALPEFSSQLKPLGDGFIKLIKMLIGLIVFCVVVSGISGAGDLKKVGRIGLKSVIYFEVLTTVALVIGLIMAFSTGIGTGANIHLEQLSSAGLNELADKGQHIRGTSQFLMELIPNSVIGAFADNNVLQVLLFSVLFGSALNLVGEAASGISRLINELSHVIFRIMGMIVRLAPIGVFGAIAFTTSTYGLDSLQHLGSLVGLFYLTCLAFVGLVLGLVMRLSGLRMLPLLKYLREELLIVMGTASSDAVLPQIMRKLEHLGIGSSTVGLVIPTGYSFNLDGFSIYLTLAIVFIANATGTPLSMTDLLTILLVSLITSKGAHGIPGSALVILAATLTAIPAIPVVGLVLVLAVDWFMGIGRALTNLIGNCVATVAIARWEKDIDIQRANKVLHGEQGYAFQAKKPVLPAHQEF, encoded by the coding sequence ATAGAGATCCCTCCCATGCTCAGATGGTGCTCGCGTTCGATTTTCCTGCAAGTCGTGATTGGCCTGATGCTCGGCATCGTCTGCGGCCTGGCCCTTCCCGAATTCTCCTCGCAACTCAAACCCTTGGGTGACGGCTTTATCAAGCTGATCAAGATGCTGATTGGCCTGATCGTGTTTTGCGTAGTGGTCAGCGGTATTTCCGGCGCCGGCGACTTGAAAAAAGTCGGGCGTATCGGACTCAAGTCGGTGATCTACTTTGAAGTGCTCACCACCGTCGCCCTGGTGATCGGCCTGATCATGGCCTTCAGCACCGGTATCGGCACCGGCGCCAATATCCACCTGGAACAGTTGTCCTCCGCCGGCCTGAATGAACTGGCCGACAAGGGCCAGCATATCCGCGGCACCAGCCAGTTCCTGATGGAGCTGATTCCCAACTCGGTGATCGGCGCCTTCGCCGACAACAATGTGCTGCAAGTGCTGCTGTTCTCGGTGCTGTTCGGCAGCGCGCTGAACCTGGTGGGTGAAGCCGCTTCCGGCATCTCGCGGCTGATCAATGAACTGAGCCATGTCATCTTCCGCATCATGGGCATGATCGTACGCCTGGCGCCCATCGGCGTGTTCGGTGCCATCGCCTTCACCACCAGCACTTATGGCCTGGATTCGCTGCAACACCTGGGCAGCCTGGTGGGCTTGTTCTACCTGACCTGCTTGGCCTTTGTCGGGCTGGTGCTTGGCCTGGTAATGCGCCTGTCCGGCCTGCGCATGCTGCCGCTGCTCAAGTACCTGCGCGAAGAGCTGCTGATCGTGATGGGCACCGCGTCGTCCGACGCCGTGCTGCCACAGATCATGCGCAAACTTGAACACCTGGGCATCGGCAGCTCGACGGTCGGCCTGGTGATTCCAACCGGCTACTCGTTCAACCTCGACGGTTTCTCGATCTACCTGACCCTGGCCATCGTGTTTATCGCCAATGCCACCGGCACGCCGTTGTCGATGACCGACCTGTTGACCATTTTGCTGGTGTCGCTGATCACCTCCAAAGGTGCCCACGGGATTCCAGGCTCGGCGCTGGTGATTCTGGCGGCGACCCTCACGGCCATTCCGGCGATTCCGGTGGTGGGCCTGGTGCTGGTGCTGGCGGTGGACTGGTTCATGGGCATCGGCCGCGCGCTGACCAACCTGATCGGCAACTGTGTCGCCACCGTGGCCATTGCACGCTGGGAAAAAGACATCGATATCCAGCGCGCCAACAAGGTGCTGCACGGCGAGCAAGGCTATGCCTTTCAGGCCAAGAAGCCGGTGTTGCCGGCGCATCAGGAGTTCTGA
- a CDS encoding GntR family transcriptional regulator, whose protein sequence is MTAHALHRKSVLTALPAMRLVAGKKPSVEDIYPRLFDAILEQRIAPASRFTEESLGETFGVSRSVIRRVLAKLSHQQVIILRPNQRAQVAAPDALQTRQILEARRLTEITVVQLACVHATPTQVRHLHELIARERECIERDQRGPAIRLSGEFHLQLAAMARNAPLAQFLNSLVPLTSLIIAQYEAHACTYCAWQEHAAIVDAVEQRDVNSAVSLMTEHLDHLETKLLSRAAFAKNPTEPVIADRQNAFIP, encoded by the coding sequence ATGACCGCTCACGCGCTGCACCGCAAATCAGTCCTCACCGCCCTGCCCGCGATGCGCCTGGTGGCAGGTAAAAAGCCGTCGGTGGAAGACATCTACCCGCGCCTGTTCGACGCCATTCTGGAACAACGCATCGCACCCGCCAGCCGTTTTACCGAAGAAAGCCTGGGCGAAACCTTTGGTGTGAGCCGCAGCGTGATTCGCCGGGTACTGGCAAAGCTTTCGCATCAGCAAGTCATCATTCTGCGCCCCAACCAGCGCGCCCAAGTGGCCGCGCCGGATGCCCTGCAGACGCGACAGATTCTGGAAGCGCGACGCCTGACGGAAATCACCGTGGTGCAGTTGGCCTGTGTGCACGCCACACCGACCCAGGTTCGGCACTTGCATGAGCTGATCGCTCGCGAACGTGAGTGCATCGAGCGCGATCAACGCGGGCCGGCGATTCGCCTGTCCGGGGAATTCCACCTGCAATTGGCCGCGATGGCGCGGAATGCTCCGCTGGCTCAGTTTCTCAACAGCCTGGTACCGCTGACCTCGCTGATCATCGCCCAATATGAGGCGCACGCCTGCACGTACTGTGCGTGGCAGGAGCATGCAGCCATTGTCGACGCCGTCGAGCAACGGGATGTGAACAGCGCAGTCAGCCTGATGACCGAGCATCTGGATCACCTGGAAACCAAGCTACTGAGCCGCGCTGCATTTGCGAAAAACCCGACAGAACCGGTTATCGCTGACAGGCAAAATGCATTCATTCCTTAG